A stretch of Microbulbifer sp. SAOS-129_SWC DNA encodes these proteins:
- a CDS encoding cation transporter, whose translation MEKTRGDNSACPPAPAVDGDAVEGSAVDGDSAAASPQHGNRVSVFSVTKMDCPTEERMIRLALSEFDGIHTLSFDLPNRRLEIVHSGAPAPIADKLQRLRLGARLLESHAADEQTATEAPAGPAEDESKSLRLLLAINALMFVLELAAGVIAESTGLIADALDMLADAAVYGLALYAVGHSVKMQVRAAHFAGVLQLILALGVLAEVARRFVFGSEPQSQLMMAVALLALLANAACLMLIARHRKGGAHMRASWIFSANDVLINLGVIAAGALVAWTGSRYPDLVIGTIVGLIVLNGARRILALKAQ comes from the coding sequence GTGGAGAAAACCCGTGGCGACAACAGTGCCTGCCCCCCGGCACCGGCGGTCGATGGCGATGCAGTGGAAGGCAGTGCCGTCGATGGAGACAGCGCAGCCGCGTCCCCGCAGCACGGCAATCGGGTGAGCGTCTTTTCCGTCACGAAGATGGACTGCCCCACGGAAGAGCGGATGATTCGCCTCGCATTAAGCGAATTTGACGGCATTCACACACTGTCTTTCGACCTGCCCAACCGCCGCCTGGAAATCGTGCACAGCGGTGCGCCCGCCCCGATTGCGGACAAACTCCAGCGCCTGCGGCTGGGTGCCCGCCTGCTGGAATCCCACGCCGCCGATGAACAGACCGCAACGGAAGCGCCCGCGGGGCCGGCCGAAGATGAATCGAAAAGCCTGCGTTTACTGCTCGCGATCAATGCGCTGATGTTTGTGCTGGAACTGGCCGCGGGGGTAATTGCCGAGTCCACCGGGCTGATCGCCGACGCCCTGGATATGCTTGCCGACGCGGCGGTCTATGGCCTGGCGCTCTACGCCGTCGGGCACAGCGTAAAAATGCAGGTGCGCGCCGCCCATTTTGCCGGCGTGCTGCAGCTGATTCTGGCCCTTGGGGTACTCGCTGAAGTGGCGCGGCGTTTTGTCTTCGGCAGCGAGCCGCAATCGCAACTGATGATGGCCGTCGCGCTGCTCGCCCTGCTCGCCAATGCCGCGTGTTTAATGCTGATCGCCAGACACCGTAAAGGCGGAGCGCATATGCGGGCGAGCTGGATTTTCTCGGCCAACGACGTGCTGATCAACCTGGGTGTCATCGCGGCAGGTGCCCTGGTCGCCTGGACCGGGTCCCGCTACCCGGATCTGGTGATCGGGACCATTGTGGGGCTGATCGTCCTCAACGGCGCCCGGCGGATTCTGGCGCTGAAGGCGCAATAG
- a CDS encoding ribose-phosphate pyrophosphokinase, whose translation MTDFLFNLHPNRTLAEAVTAGLAAVEGRLERRQFPDGESYFRVRAEVAGRTVVLLADLHQPDRNALPALLLAQTLRDLGAESVLLAAPYLPYMRQDKRFHPGEGITSRYFARLLSSCVDALVTVDPHLHRYASLSEIYTIPARALQAAPLIAQWIAANIERPLLIGPDSESAQWVQAVAERAEAPCTVLDKTRHGDRDVEVSAPDIDHWRDHTPVLVDDIVSSGHTMLETLKQLQQLGLPKAVCIAVHGVFADTAAAQLAASAARVVTCNSIPHATNAIDLAGLLAAGIRALETPR comes from the coding sequence ATGACCGATTTCCTGTTCAACCTGCACCCCAATCGCACCCTCGCCGAAGCCGTGACAGCGGGCCTGGCCGCGGTCGAAGGCCGGCTGGAGCGGCGCCAGTTTCCCGATGGCGAGAGCTACTTTCGCGTACGCGCCGAGGTTGCCGGACGCACAGTGGTACTGCTCGCAGACCTGCACCAGCCGGATCGCAACGCCCTGCCGGCCCTGCTACTCGCGCAGACCCTGCGCGACCTGGGGGCGGAATCGGTGTTGCTGGCGGCGCCCTATCTACCCTATATGCGCCAGGACAAACGCTTTCACCCCGGTGAAGGGATCACCTCGCGCTATTTTGCCCGCCTGCTGTCGTCCTGCGTCGATGCGCTGGTTACCGTGGATCCGCACCTGCACCGCTATGCATCGCTGTCGGAGATCTACACGATTCCCGCTCGGGCCCTGCAGGCGGCGCCATTGATTGCGCAGTGGATCGCGGCCAATATCGAGCGGCCGCTGCTGATCGGCCCCGACAGCGAAAGTGCGCAATGGGTGCAGGCGGTAGCCGAGCGCGCGGAAGCCCCCTGCACGGTCCTGGATAAAACCCGCCACGGCGATCGGGATGTGGAAGTCAGTGCGCCGGATATCGACCATTGGCGCGACCACACGCCAGTGCTGGTAGACGATATCGTCTCCAGCGGGCACACGATGCTGGAAACCCTGAAGCAGCTGCAGCAGCTCGGATTGCCGAAGGCGGTGTGCATCGCCGTGCACGGCGTCTTCGCCGATACGGCCGCGGCGCAACTGGCCGCCAGCGCGGCGCGCGTGGTTACCTGCAACTCCATTCCGCACGCGACCAATGCCATCGATCTCGCCGGCCTGCTCGCCGCGGGGATTCGCGCGCTGGAGACGCCGCGGTAA
- a CDS encoding xylulose 5-phosphate 3-epimerase, which yields MNRNMHQWHRQERQARSYREHHADFATWAAGCGVIHHRADTQVNVFRLACDLEQRGAVGDRADVFLLLAAADRLALAAMWLVVHMTYAKRVYIDGRPLVAGDFKADPQGHSGGALNMVPGYIGYLAANALGGITRSWLMGQGHCVAAIDACNLLVGNMEAAHADRYGWSDAGLTRLVQDFYSYALDAHGHPASPLGSHVNVHTAGGILEGGYLGFAELQYVHMPLPGERLVAFVSDGAFEEQRGSDWAPRWWRAEDCGLVTPIMIANGRRIEQRSTLFQQGGVDWFAAHLRLNGFDPLLIDGTDPAAFAWAIFEAEERLQGCVDAIKNGSAHYPVPLHYVIAEAPKGYGFPGAGTNRAHSLPLSANPAQDDGARREFNAGTAELFIEERELLAVLPYFTDHAAQNRPQEKDHPLGRRAVELQHLPPPDWKTTDERESPMAALDGYFVAVTAANPEWRVRIGNPDELHSNRFYCTLERFRHRVYVPEAGSDEAVDGAVITALNEEAVACAALGNKGGINLVVSYEAFAVKMLGIIRQELIFARHQKEAGRPPRWLSVPFLLSSHTWENGKNEQSHQDPTLCEAMLGELSDTSVVRFPVDANSATAALADCYQRQGELHALVVPKRELPVLLDGEQAQQLVRDGALLLKGRAAASVRLVAVGAYQLQQCLLAYQRLEKRGVDAALVCLLEPGRFRRDFRDARERAAGAETSLVAALFPAAATATLVACHTRPEALTGLLPGGGRHTCCGYRNQGGTLDTEGMLFANGCSWLQLLQSLAALLEVELSEWLEANELAALAGKADPRPLLRFPGSAIGRDAQ from the coding sequence ATGAACCGGAATATGCACCAGTGGCACAGACAGGAGCGCCAGGCGCGCAGCTACCGCGAGCATCACGCCGACTTCGCCACCTGGGCCGCGGGCTGCGGTGTCATCCACCACCGCGCCGACACCCAGGTCAACGTGTTCCGCCTGGCCTGCGACCTGGAGCAGCGCGGTGCCGTCGGCGACAGGGCGGACGTGTTCCTGCTGCTGGCGGCGGCCGACCGCCTGGCACTCGCGGCCATGTGGCTGGTGGTGCACATGACCTATGCCAAGCGCGTGTATATCGACGGCCGCCCCCTGGTCGCCGGCGATTTCAAGGCCGACCCGCAGGGCCACTCCGGCGGCGCCCTGAATATGGTGCCCGGCTATATCGGCTACCTGGCCGCCAACGCCCTCGGCGGCATCACCCGCAGCTGGCTGATGGGCCAGGGCCACTGCGTTGCCGCCATCGACGCCTGCAACCTGCTGGTGGGCAATATGGAAGCGGCGCACGCGGACCGCTACGGCTGGTCGGATGCCGGGCTCACCCGGCTGGTGCAGGATTTCTATTCCTACGCGCTCGACGCGCACGGCCACCCCGCGTCACCGCTGGGCAGCCACGTCAATGTGCACACCGCCGGCGGCATTCTCGAGGGCGGCTACCTGGGCTTTGCCGAACTGCAGTATGTGCATATGCCGCTGCCCGGCGAGCGGCTGGTGGCCTTCGTCAGCGACGGCGCCTTCGAGGAACAGCGCGGCAGCGACTGGGCGCCGCGCTGGTGGCGCGCCGAGGACTGTGGTCTGGTCACCCCCATCATGATCGCCAACGGGCGGCGCATCGAACAGCGCTCCACGCTGTTCCAGCAGGGCGGCGTCGACTGGTTCGCCGCCCACCTGCGCCTGAACGGTTTCGACCCGCTGCTGATCGACGGCACCGACCCGGCGGCGTTTGCCTGGGCCATTTTCGAGGCGGAGGAGCGCCTGCAGGGCTGCGTCGATGCGATCAAAAATGGCAGCGCCCACTACCCCGTGCCGCTGCACTATGTGATCGCCGAAGCCCCCAAGGGCTATGGCTTTCCGGGGGCCGGCACCAACCGCGCGCACAGCCTGCCGCTGTCGGCCAATCCGGCACAGGACGATGGCGCCCGCCGGGAATTCAACGCGGGCACCGCCGAATTGTTTATCGAGGAGAGAGAGCTGCTCGCGGTGCTGCCCTACTTCACCGACCACGCCGCCCAGAACCGCCCGCAGGAAAAAGATCACCCGCTGGGCAGGCGCGCGGTCGAGCTGCAGCATTTGCCACCGCCGGACTGGAAAACCACCGACGAGCGCGAGTCGCCGATGGCGGCGCTCGACGGCTATTTTGTCGCCGTCACCGCCGCCAATCCCGAGTGGCGGGTGCGCATCGGCAACCCCGACGAGCTGCACAGCAACCGCTTCTACTGCACGCTGGAGCGCTTCCGTCACCGGGTATACGTGCCAGAAGCCGGCAGTGACGAGGCTGTCGACGGCGCGGTGATCACCGCGCTCAACGAGGAAGCCGTGGCCTGCGCGGCACTGGGCAACAAGGGCGGTATCAATCTGGTGGTCAGTTATGAGGCCTTCGCGGTAAAGATGCTCGGCATCATCCGCCAGGAGCTGATCTTTGCGCGCCACCAGAAAGAGGCCGGCCGGCCGCCCCGGTGGCTATCGGTGCCCTTCCTGCTCAGTTCGCACACCTGGGAGAACGGCAAGAATGAACAGTCCCACCAGGACCCCACCCTGTGCGAGGCAATGCTGGGCGAACTGTCCGACACCAGTGTGGTGCGCTTCCCGGTAGACGCCAACAGCGCCACAGCGGCGCTGGCGGACTGCTACCAGCGACAGGGGGAACTGCACGCGCTGGTCGTGCCGAAACGGGAACTGCCAGTATTGCTCGACGGCGAGCAGGCGCAACAACTGGTGCGCGACGGCGCCCTGCTGCTGAAGGGCCGCGCGGCCGCCAGCGTGCGCCTGGTCGCCGTGGGCGCGTACCAGCTGCAGCAATGTCTGCTGGCCTACCAGCGCCTGGAGAAGCGCGGCGTCGATGCCGCGCTGGTGTGCCTGCTGGAACCGGGGCGCTTTCGTCGCGACTTCCGCGACGCGCGCGAGCGGGCCGCGGGGGCGGAGACATCGCTGGTCGCGGCACTGTTTCCCGCTGCCGCCACCGCCACGCTGGTGGCCTGCCACACGCGCCCCGAAGCATTGACCGGCCTGTTGCCGGGCGGCGGTCGACACACCTGTTGTGGCTACCGCAACCAGGGCGGCACTCTGGATACCGAAGGCATGCTGTTCGCCAACGGCTGCAGCTGGTTACAGCTGTTGCAATCACTCGCCGCGCTGCTGGAGGTCGAACTGTCCGAGTGGCTGGAAGCCAACGAGCTCGCAGCCCTGGCAGGCAAAGCCGACCCGCGCCCGCTGCTGCGCTTTCCCGGCAGCGCAATCGGCAGGGACGCGCAATGA
- the ppk2 gene encoding polyphosphate kinase 2, whose translation MKQDGKHPSGAKSRKKKYKKELRALQIKLVTLQRHLIQHDLQIAILFEGRDGAGKDGTIKRIIEHLSPRETRVVALGKPSDRDNASWYFQRYASHLPSRQEMVLFNRSWYNRAGVERVMGFCTDHEYREFMDAVVPFETMLVRSGIQIIKYYLDIDREEQRQRLKARKVDPLKQWKVSPVDKVALKHWDEYSVARNEMLARSHSEIAPWYVVCADDKKTARLNVIRHILATVECPESDQQAEAPDPDIVFPYDGAHLLSGKIAP comes from the coding sequence ATGAAACAGGATGGCAAACACCCTTCGGGCGCGAAGTCGCGGAAGAAAAAGTACAAAAAGGAGCTGCGCGCGCTGCAGATCAAGCTGGTCACGCTGCAGCGACACCTGATCCAGCACGACCTGCAGATTGCCATCCTGTTCGAGGGCCGCGACGGGGCGGGCAAGGATGGCACCATCAAGCGCATCATCGAGCACCTGAGCCCACGGGAGACGCGGGTGGTGGCACTGGGCAAGCCATCGGACCGGGATAACGCCAGCTGGTATTTCCAGCGCTATGCCTCGCACCTGCCGTCGCGCCAGGAAATGGTGCTGTTCAACCGCAGCTGGTACAACCGCGCCGGCGTCGAGCGGGTGATGGGCTTCTGCACCGACCATGAGTACCGCGAGTTTATGGATGCGGTGGTGCCGTTCGAGACGATGCTGGTGCGCTCGGGGATCCAGATCATCAAGTACTACCTGGATATCGATAGAGAGGAGCAGCGCCAGCGCCTGAAGGCGCGCAAGGTGGACCCGCTCAAACAGTGGAAGGTCAGCCCGGTGGACAAGGTGGCGCTGAAGCACTGGGACGAGTACAGCGTGGCCCGCAACGAAATGCTCGCCCGCAGCCACAGTGAAATCGCCCCCTGGTACGTGGTGTGCGCCGATGACAAGAAAACCGCGCGCCTGAATGTCATCCGCCATATCCTGGCCACGGTGGAGTGCCCGGAGTCGGATCAGCAGGCCGAGGCTCCCGATCCCGATATTGTCTTTCCCTACGACGGCGCGCATCTGCTCAGCGGCAAGATTGCACCTTGA
- a CDS encoding phosphopantetheine-binding protein: protein MTRDEIRALTLEKLLQVAPDIDPQQLEAKTPIRDQYDFDSMDFLNFAIAVGREFQLDIPEQDYNKLQSLDDTVDYLQQRIGGSASGE from the coding sequence ATGACCCGCGACGAGATCAGGGCCCTGACCCTGGAAAAGCTGCTGCAAGTGGCGCCGGACATCGACCCGCAGCAGCTGGAGGCGAAAACGCCGATCCGTGATCAGTACGACTTCGACTCGATGGATTTCCTGAATTTCGCCATTGCCGTGGGACGGGAGTTCCAGCTGGATATTCCGGAACAGGACTACAACAAGCTGCAGAGCCTCGATGACACCGTCGACTACCTGCAGCAGAGGATCGGCGGCAGCGCCTCCGGGGAATAG
- a CDS encoding dihydrolipoamide acetyltransferase family protein, with amino-acid sequence MSDFHLPSLGADMESATLREWFVKPGDRVKKGDIVAAVETDKGIIDIEIFESGTFDNILVQPDQKVPVGTVLATYSVEGETADTAAGAVAAQQPASQKTEKSSAPPASTIAQRGGATTAAHARLRISPAARRRARELGIDPSGITGSGPGGAISVEDVVHSAGPAAPATRPQPAERPAAGDMRHAIAAAVAHSKREIPHYYLSTSIDLSRALDWLQAHNAERPLQQRAVYALLLLKAVARAVQKTPELNGFFIDGATQRHDEVHIGVAISLRSGGLVVPALHSVQDKGIDALMPEFADLVNRARGGHLRATELQDATITVTSLGEQGVETVFPIIYPPQVAIVGFGSIVERVWPVDGKPQLRRIINASLAADHRVSDGHRGGIFLTELDRLLQEPEAL; translated from the coding sequence ATGTCTGACTTTCACCTGCCTTCCCTGGGCGCGGATATGGAATCCGCCACACTGCGGGAATGGTTCGTCAAACCCGGCGATCGCGTGAAAAAAGGCGATATCGTCGCCGCGGTGGAGACCGACAAGGGCATTATCGATATCGAAATTTTCGAATCCGGTACTTTCGACAACATCCTCGTACAGCCGGATCAGAAGGTTCCGGTGGGTACGGTGCTCGCCACCTACAGCGTCGAGGGCGAAACCGCAGACACGGCCGCAGGGGCCGTTGCCGCGCAGCAACCCGCGTCCCAAAAAACAGAAAAGTCCAGCGCGCCGCCTGCCTCGACAATCGCACAGCGCGGCGGCGCAACGACAGCGGCGCACGCGCGCTTGCGCATCTCCCCCGCCGCACGCCGCCGCGCGCGCGAGCTGGGTATCGACCCGAGCGGTATAACCGGCAGCGGCCCCGGTGGCGCCATCAGCGTGGAGGACGTGGTGCACAGTGCCGGCCCCGCGGCCCCGGCGACCAGGCCGCAGCCCGCTGAGAGGCCTGCCGCGGGCGACATGCGCCACGCCATCGCCGCCGCCGTGGCGCACTCCAAGCGGGAAATTCCGCACTACTATCTTTCCACCAGCATCGACCTGTCGCGCGCACTCGACTGGCTGCAGGCGCACAATGCGGAACGCCCGTTGCAGCAGCGCGCCGTCTACGCACTACTGCTGCTGAAGGCGGTGGCGCGGGCAGTGCAGAAAACCCCGGAGCTGAACGGCTTCTTTATCGACGGCGCGACACAACGGCACGATGAGGTACATATCGGCGTGGCCATCTCGCTGCGCAGCGGCGGCCTGGTGGTACCGGCACTGCACAGTGTGCAGGACAAGGGTATCGACGCGCTGATGCCGGAGTTCGCCGATCTGGTGAACCGCGCCCGCGGCGGCCACCTGCGCGCAACAGAGCTGCAGGATGCCACCATCACCGTCACCAGCCTCGGCGAACAGGGTGTGGAAACCGTATTCCCGATCATCTACCCGCCGCAGGTGGCGATTGTCGGCTTCGGCTCCATCGTCGAACGCGTGTGGCCGGTCGATGGCAAGCCGCAGCTGCGCCGCATCATCAACGCCAGCCTCGCCGCCGATCACCGCGTCAGCGACGGTCACCGCGGCGGCATCTTCCTGACCGAACTGGATCGATTGCTACAGGAGCCGGAAGCGCTATGA
- a CDS encoding alpha-ketoacid dehydrogenase subunit beta, protein MKTTYREAMRNALRDALQSDERVFLMGEDVGRYGGCYAVSKGLLQEFGEARIRDTPLSESAFVGAGIGAALGGMRPIVEVMTVNFSLLCLDQIVNTAATLRHMSGGQFNVPVVLRMTTGAGRQLAAQHSHSLECWYAHVPGLRVIAPATLEDMRGMLALALEDPDPVILFEHNALYNMEGELDESLPVTELRRAAVRRGGEDISLITYGGNLPKTLQAAEQLAQEGISAEVVDLRSLRPLDEKTILASVRKTRRAVMVDEGWRSGSLAAEIGMRIAEQAFYDLDAPLSRVCTAEVPIPYARHLEQAALPQAETIAATAREAMARNV, encoded by the coding sequence ATGAAAACCACCTATCGCGAAGCCATGCGCAATGCGCTGCGCGACGCCCTGCAGTCCGACGAACGGGTCTTCCTGATGGGCGAAGACGTGGGCCGCTACGGCGGCTGCTACGCGGTCAGCAAGGGGCTGTTGCAGGAGTTCGGCGAGGCGCGCATCCGCGATACGCCACTGTCGGAATCCGCTTTTGTGGGCGCCGGTATCGGTGCGGCGCTCGGCGGCATGCGGCCGATCGTCGAGGTGATGACGGTCAACTTCAGCCTGCTGTGCCTCGACCAGATCGTGAATACCGCCGCCACGCTGCGGCATATGTCCGGCGGCCAGTTCAATGTGCCGGTGGTGCTGCGCATGACCACCGGCGCCGGCCGCCAGCTGGCCGCCCAGCACTCCCACAGCCTGGAATGCTGGTACGCCCACGTCCCCGGCCTGCGCGTGATCGCCCCGGCCACGCTGGAGGATATGCGCGGCATGCTGGCGCTGGCGCTGGAAGACCCGGACCCGGTAATCCTTTTCGAGCACAACGCGCTCTACAACATGGAGGGCGAGCTGGATGAAAGCCTGCCGGTGACCGAATTGCGCCGCGCCGCCGTGCGCCGCGGCGGCGAGGACATCAGCCTGATCACCTACGGCGGCAATCTGCCCAAGACGCTGCAGGCCGCGGAGCAACTGGCGCAGGAGGGAATCAGCGCCGAGGTCGTCGACCTGCGCTCGCTGCGGCCACTCGACGAGAAGACGATTCTCGCCTCGGTGCGCAAGACCCGCCGCGCGGTGATGGTGGATGAGGGCTGGCGCAGCGGCAGCCTCGCCGCGGAAATCGGCATGCGCATCGCCGAGCAGGCCTTTTACGACCTGGACGCGCCGCTCTCCCGGGTGTGCACCGCCGAAGTACCCATCCCCTACGCCAGGCACCTGGAGCAGGCCGCGCTGCCCCAGGCGGAAACCATCGCGGCAACAGCGCGTGAGGCAATGGCCCGCAATGTCTGA
- the pdhA gene encoding pyruvate dehydrogenase (acetyl-transferring) E1 component subunit alpha — MTDKPSQIGRKQGLRWLRDMTRIRRMEEQCAELYGQEKIRGFLHLYIGEEAVAAGCIPELDKDDAVVATYREHGHALMRGIAMDAILAEMYGKREGCSGGRGGSMHLFDAATRFYGGNAIVSGGLPLAVGLALADKMQQRPGVTACFFGEGAVAEGEFHESLNLAALWQLPVLFVCENNLYAMGTALARSESVTDIHQKAAAYGIFSAAVDGMDVMSVNTAMRDAVRRVREQRVPAFLEMRTYRFRAHSMFDPELYRSKEEVEQWKQLCPIATLSARLQAQQLLDRPGLEAIEKDVAEEIRAATTFAEAGHWEPQEDLMKDVYTGRE, encoded by the coding sequence ATGACCGACAAGCCCTCGCAGATCGGCCGCAAACAGGGCCTGCGCTGGCTGCGCGACATGACCCGCATCCGCCGCATGGAGGAACAGTGCGCGGAACTCTACGGCCAGGAAAAGATTCGCGGATTCCTGCACCTGTATATCGGCGAGGAAGCGGTGGCCGCGGGTTGTATCCCGGAGCTCGACAAAGACGACGCCGTCGTCGCCACTTACCGTGAACACGGCCACGCGCTGATGCGCGGCATTGCCATGGACGCGATCCTGGCGGAAATGTACGGCAAACGCGAAGGCTGCTCGGGGGGCCGTGGCGGCTCCATGCACCTGTTCGATGCCGCGACACGCTTCTATGGCGGCAATGCCATCGTCTCCGGCGGCCTGCCGCTCGCCGTCGGCCTGGCGCTGGCGGACAAGATGCAGCAGCGACCCGGGGTCACCGCCTGCTTTTTCGGTGAGGGCGCGGTTGCCGAGGGCGAATTCCACGAATCCCTCAACCTCGCGGCACTGTGGCAGCTGCCGGTGCTGTTCGTGTGTGAAAACAATCTCTATGCCATGGGCACCGCACTGGCGCGCTCCGAATCAGTCACCGATATTCACCAGAAGGCCGCCGCCTACGGCATCTTCTCCGCGGCGGTGGACGGCATGGACGTCATGTCGGTCAATACCGCCATGCGCGATGCCGTGCGCAGGGTGCGCGAGCAGCGGGTGCCCGCCTTCCTCGAGATGCGTACCTATCGCTTCCGCGCCCACTCCATGTTCGACCCGGAGCTATACCGCAGCAAGGAGGAGGTGGAGCAGTGGAAACAGCTGTGCCCGATCGCCACCCTCAGCGCGCGCCTGCAGGCCCAGCAGCTGCTCGACAGGCCCGGACTCGAAGCGATCGAAAAGGACGTCGCCGAGGAAATTCGCGCGGCCACCACCTTCGCCGAGGCGGGTCACTGGGAGCCGCAGGAAGATCTGATGAAGGACGTCTACACCGGACGCGAGTAA
- the acsA gene encoding acetate--CoA ligase, translating to MSRQTIRKNSEDWELIPNLLDYHSAREHFSWAHERDELQGLPGGALNIAFEAVDRHAAGDRCDHVALRWLDNSGAATDFTYGELSRHSNRFANVLRSLGVAKGERVFALSERIPALYITALGTLKNGSVFCPLFSAFGPEPLQSRLTIGDARVLVTTEKLYRRKVAPLREALPQLQHVLLVRETPQGELPDGTLDFHQLLESAADQCTIEPTAPEDPALLHFTSGTTGTPKGALHVHEAVVAHYASARLALDLHPQDVFWCTADPGWVTGTSYGIIAPLTIGATMIVDSAEFEPQRWYGILRDHQVSVWYTAPTAVRMMMKYGAELAQQFTLPALRFMASVGEPLNPEAVYWGEEAFGLPFHDNWWQTETGGIMIANFLSQPIRPGSMGRPLPGIEAAVVRRRADGSVEVIEEADHEGELALKRGWPSMFRAYLHEEARYRQCFSGDWYLTGDLARRDADGYFWFVGRADDVIKSSGHLIGPFEVESALMEHPAVAEAAVIGVPDEVAGQAVKAFVSLKPGFSADETLQREILALARKRLGPAVAPRQLQIEDNLPRTRSGKIMRRLLKARELGLPEGDTSTLEGKS from the coding sequence ATGTCCCGACAAACGATCCGCAAAAACAGCGAAGACTGGGAACTGATTCCCAACCTGCTCGACTACCACTCCGCCCGCGAACACTTCAGCTGGGCACACGAACGCGACGAGCTACAGGGGCTGCCCGGCGGCGCGCTGAATATTGCTTTTGAAGCCGTAGACCGCCACGCCGCCGGCGATCGCTGCGACCACGTGGCGCTGCGCTGGCTGGATAACAGCGGCGCGGCGACCGATTTCACCTATGGCGAACTCAGCCGGCACAGCAACCGCTTCGCCAATGTGCTGCGCAGCCTGGGCGTCGCCAAGGGGGAGCGCGTCTTCGCCCTCAGCGAACGGATTCCCGCACTGTACATCACCGCCCTCGGCACCCTGAAAAACGGCAGCGTGTTCTGCCCGCTGTTCTCCGCCTTCGGCCCGGAGCCGCTGCAGTCGCGCCTGACCATCGGCGACGCCAGGGTACTGGTCACCACCGAGAAACTGTACCGGCGCAAGGTGGCGCCGCTGCGCGAGGCACTGCCACAGCTGCAACATGTGTTACTGGTGCGCGAAACCCCACAGGGAGAATTGCCCGACGGCACGCTGGACTTCCACCAGCTGCTCGAGAGCGCGGCCGACCAGTGCACCATCGAGCCTACGGCTCCAGAGGACCCGGCGCTGCTGCATTTTACCAGCGGTACCACCGGTACCCCGAAAGGCGCACTGCATGTGCACGAGGCAGTAGTGGCCCATTACGCCAGCGCGCGCCTGGCGCTGGATCTGCACCCGCAGGATGTTTTCTGGTGCACCGCCGACCCCGGCTGGGTGACCGGCACCAGCTACGGCATCATCGCGCCGCTGACCATCGGCGCCACCATGATCGTCGACAGTGCGGAATTCGAACCGCAGCGCTGGTACGGCATCCTGCGCGATCACCAGGTCAGCGTCTGGTACACCGCACCCACCGCCGTACGCATGATGATGAAATACGGCGCTGAGCTGGCGCAGCAGTTCACATTACCGGCGCTGCGATTTATGGCCAGTGTCGGAGAACCCCTCAACCCCGAGGCCGTGTACTGGGGGGAAGAGGCCTTCGGCCTGCCGTTTCACGACAACTGGTGGCAGACCGAAACCGGCGGCATCATGATCGCCAACTTCCTCAGCCAGCCGATCCGTCCCGGCTCCATGGGCCGGCCCTTGCCCGGCATTGAGGCCGCCGTGGTACGGCGCCGCGCTGACGGTTCGGTGGAGGTAATCGAGGAAGCGGATCACGAGGGCGAACTGGCGCTGAAGCGCGGCTGGCCGTCGATGTTCCGCGCTTACCTGCACGAAGAGGCGCGCTACCGCCAGTGCTTCAGCGGCGACTGGTACCTGACCGGGGATCTGGCACGGCGCGACGCAGACGGGTACTTCTGGTTCGTCGGCCGCGCCGACGACGTGATCAAATCCTCCGGCCACCTGATCGGCCCGTTCGAGGTGGAGAGCGCACTGATGGAACACCCGGCCGTGGCCGAGGCCGCGGTGATCGGCGTGCCGGACGAGGTGGCCGGACAGGCCGTGAAAGCATTCGTGTCGCTGAAGCCCGGTTTTAGCGCGGATGAGACGCTGCAGCGGGAAATCCTGGCGCTGGCGCGCAAGCGCCTGGGCCCGGCGGTGGCGCCGCGGCAGCTGCAGATTGAAGACAACCTGCCGCGCACCCGCTCCGGCAAGATCATGCGGCGCCTGCTCAAGGCGCGCGAACTGGGCCTGCCCGAGGGCGACACCTCGACCCTGGAGGGCAAATCATGA